The Thermodesulfobacteriota bacterium genome includes the window TACGGCCGCCGCATGCGCCGCAGCACCGCGTCGGAACCGCTCTGCATCGGAACGTGGAGGTGGGGGCAGACTCTCTTTCCGCTTGCGATGAGGCGCACCAGGCGCGGCGTGATCTCCAGCGGCTCGACGGATCCGAGCCGGAACCGGCAGGCCGAGGTGGCCGACAGCAGCTCCTCGAGCAGGTTCGCCAGGCCGTCCAGCTCCCCCCGGTCCGCCCCGTATCGCCCGGCGTGGATGCCGGTCAGGACGATCTCCCGGGCGCCGTCGGCTTCCGCCCTGCGCGCCTCCGCCACCGCCTCCCCGGCGGGAACCGACCTGCCGCTTCCCCGCGCCTTCGGGACGATGCAGTAGGCGCACGCCGCGTCGCAGCCGTCCTGGATCCTGAGGAAAGTCCGGGTGTGCCCCAGGAGCCGGTCGACCGCATATGCCGATGGTTCCTCGATTTCCCCGGGAACGCCGTCCGCCAGCGTCCGGAGCAGCCGGTCCAGCTCCCCGGGATCGCGCGCCCCGATCCAGTGGTCCGCTTCGGGCACCGTACCCCGGGCGTCCGGTGACACTCGAGCGAAACAGCCCGTCATCACGAGGACGGCCGCCGGGTTCTTCCGCCGCAGCCGGCGCGCCATGGCGCGGGAATCCCTGTCCGCGCGGTGGGTGACGGTGCAGCTGTTGATAATGAGGACATCCGCGGGAGCGCCGGGCGGTACCACGTCGAATCCCGCGCGGAGGGCCCGGGACGCGATGCCGGCGGATTCGGCGAAGTTCGCCTTGCAGCCCGCCGTTACGACCGCAAGGCGCTTGCGCATTCGATCCAGCCGCCCCCGAGGACCTCGTTTCCGTCGTACAGCACGAGCGCCTGCCCCGGGGTCACGCTCCGTTGCGGCGCGTCGAACCGCACCTCGAGCCGTTCCTCCCCGACGCTGACCGTGCAGGGCGCGCCGGGATGGCGATACCGGATCTTCGCCGCCGCCCGGAACTCCTTCGATGGGGGGGCGCCGGCGACGAAGCTCGGGAGCGCGACCGTGGCGCCGCCGGAGAACGTGTCGTTCTCGGGACCCAGGACGACCTCGTTTTTCTCCGCGTCGATGGCGACCACGTACAGCGGCTCCCTCGATGCGACCCCGAGCCCCTTCCGCTGCCCGACGGTGTAGTGCAGCACCCCCTTGTGGTTCCCGAGGAAGTTTCCGTCCCGGTCGACGAACCGCCCGCCCTCCTCCCGGATCCCCTTGTGTTCCAGGAACCGCGCGTAGGAGACGTCCGTGATGAAGCAGATGTCCTGGCTTTCCTTCTTCTCGTACACGGGTAGCCCCGCCCCGGAAGCGATCCGCCGCACCTCGTCCTTGGGCATCTCCCCGACGGGGAACAGGATCCTGCGTAGCCGCCCGCTGTCGAGGGAGAAGAGAAAGTATGACTGGTCCTTGCTTCCGTCCGGGGCCGCGAAGAGCCGGCACCGGCCGCCGGGCTCTTTTCGGATCACGGCGTAGTGTCCCGTCGCCACCCCCTCCGCCCCGAGCTCGTCGGCCTTTCGAAGGAGCGCCCGGAACTTCAGGTGCTCGTTGCACAGGATGCAGGGGTTGGGGGTCCGTCCCGCGCCGTATTCCCGAACGAACGGGTCGATCACCTCCCGCCGGAACTCGTCCCTCAGGTTCAGGACATAGTATGGAATGCCGAGGATGTCGCAAACCCGCCGGGCGTCGTACAGGTCGTCCAGGGAGCAGCAGGTCCCTTCCCGGTCGCGGGTCACTTTGGAGTAATCGTAAAGATCCATGGAGACCCCGATCACGTCCCACCCTTCCTTTTTCAGCAGGAATGCGGCGACGGAGGAATCGACCCCCCCGCTCATCGCCGCAAGGATCCGTCCTTTTTTCATCGGGCCTCCGCCTTCCGGGAGTTATACAGCGGCGACATCGCCCTAAGTTTGTCTACGACCTTGACGAGCGCATCGACGGTGTAGGAGACGTCCTCGTCGGTGTTGCCGTACCCCAGCGAGAACCGGAGCGCGCCCTGCGCGTCCGTGGGGTCGGCGCCCATCGCGAGCAGCACCGGCGACGCCTCGAGCGATCCGGAGGTGCAGGCGGACCCGGAGGAGCAGGCGATCCCCATCATGTCGAGGTTGAGCAGCAGCGCCTCCCCTTCCACGAACCGGAAGGAGACGTTCAGGGTGTTCGGCAGCCGCTGCGTCGGATGGCCGTTCAGGACCAGCTCGGGGATCCGGTCGAAGATCCCCTTTTCGAGCGCGTCGCGCAGGCGCCGGGCCTCTCCGATCTCGGAGGTCATGTTCCTGCGCAGCAGGGAGAAGGCTTTCCCCATCCCCACGATCCCGACCACGTTCTCCGTGCCGCCCCGGCGCCCCCGCTCCTGGTGACCGCCGGTCAGGTCGGCGGAGATCTCCACACCCTTGCGGACGATCAGTCCCCCGGCGCCCTTGATGCCGTTGATCTTGTGGCCGGAGAAGGTGAGCAGGTCCACCGGGAGCGTCTCCCAGTCGAGCGGGACCTTCCCCGCGGCCTGCACGGCGTCCGTGTGCATCAGGGCGCCGGCCTTCCTCGCGATCTCGCCGATCTCGCGGACGGGCATCAGGCAACCCGTTTCGTTGTTCGCGGCCATAATGGAGACGAGGAAGGTGTCCGGTTCGATGGCGGTCCGGACGACTTCCGGCTCGACGATCCCCTGCCGGTTCACCGGCACGTAGGTCACGCGGTACCCCTGGCTCTCCAGGAAACGGCAGGTGTTCATGACCGCCGGATGCTCCACCCGGCAGGTGACGATGTGCTTCCCCCGGTTTCCGTCGAGATGCGATACCCCTTTCAGCGCCAGGTTGTCGCTTTCCGTGCCCGAGCTGGTGAACACGATCTCGAGAGGGCGGCAGCCGAAGAAGGCGGCGACCTCCTCCCTTGCGTCCTCGATCGCCTTCCGGACGTCCCTCCCCGCCCAGTGAATGCTCGACGGGTTGCCGAACAGCTCGCCGAGATACGGCAGTACGGCTTCCGCGACTTCCGGGTGGACGGGAGTCGTCGCGTTGTGGTCGAAGTACACCTTCCTCATGCGCCTGCCTCCCGCGCCGGTTCGTTCCTTTTCTCGAACAGGTCCTCCAGGGAGATGGAATCGAGGAACTCCTCGATCTTCCCTTCGAGGGCGTCCCACATCCCCTGCGTCCTGCACTTGTTGATCATGCTGCACTGCCTTCCGGACTGGCGGCATCCCACGGTCGACGGTCTGCCTTCCGCGGTCCGGATGATCTCCCCCACGGTGATCTCGGAGGGATGCCGGGATAGGATGAATCCCCCTCCGGGACCCCGCACGCTTTTCACGAGGTTCTTCTTCCGCAGCTTCAGGAAGAGCTGCTGGAGATACGATTCGGGGATCGCCTCCTGCCGCGCGATCGCCTGCAGGGTGACGGGGTTCCCCCGGGAGGAGCCTGCCAGCGACACGAGCGCCATCACGGCGTAGCGGCCGCGCGTGGTGATCTTCAAGACGCGGACCTCACCCGGGCGGACTCCTTCACCGTATCGATCTCCTTCGTCATCGCCTCCACCCGTTCCTCGAGGGCGCGGAGCTGCTCGGTGAGGCACTTGAGCGCCTTCCCTTCCGGGTCGGGGGTTCCTCCGACGCCGGACGGATCGGCGTACACGTTTCCTTCCCGGTACACCACGCGTCCGGGGATGCCGACCACCGTGGAATTCGGCGGCACGTCCCGGTTCACGACGGAGCCCGACCCCACCTTCGAATTCTCCCCGATCCGGATGTTGCCGAGGATGGCCGCCCCTGCCCCGACGATGACGTTGTCCTCGAGGGTCGGATGGCGTTTCCCCTTGTTCCAGGTCGTCCCGCCGAGGGTGACTCCGTGGTAGAGGGTGACGTTCTTCCCGATCTCGGCCGTCTCGCCGATGACCACCCCCATCCCGTGGTCGATGAAAAATCCTTCACCGATCGTCGCCCCCGGGTGGATCTCGATCCCGGTCAGTCCCCGGGAGATATGGGAAAGGAGCCGTCCCGCCAGCTTGAGCCTGTGGTTCCAGAGCCAGTGTGCGGCATGATGGAACCGGACCGCGTGGAATCCGGGATAGCAAAGGAAGATCTCGACGACGCTGCGGACCGCTGGGTCCCGCTCGAAGATGACCTTGATGTCGTTGCGGATCGTGCGGAACATGCCGTCCTCCCCTTGCCTGGAGATTACCTAACTATTTATGTCAATTATTTTCCATCTTCGCCAGAAAAGGAAGGATTTTCTTCAAGCGCTTCTCCTTTATTCCCTTCACTCTGAGCAGCTCTTCCGGGGACCGGAACCGTCCGACCCGCTCCCTTTCCGCTACGATGGCTTCCGCAATTGCGTCGGAAATCCCCGGAAGAGCGCTAATCTCTTCCTTTGAGGATTTGTTGATATCTATCGGTTTTCCAATTAGATATTTCTGCGTGATCGAGAGGGGGCCATTCCGGGGGCTTGCGGTCGTCTGGAGGGTGCTGGCGGAGGAAACCGGTCGCTCCCGATCCGTGATGCTGCCGGTACGGAGGGCAATCCCGGAACGGGGGGATTGAAGCGTTTCGATGCCGGTCGCGAGGGCATTCCAGACCAAAAGCATCATGGAAAGGAACAGGTAGGACCTTTGCCTTCTACCGCTACTCTCCCCGCTCCCTGGGCTGCCCACCCCGCGTCCTCCAGAGCTTGAACCGGATGCTGTCGACCAGGGCCTGCCAGGAAGCCTCGATGATGTTGTGCGATACCCCGACGGTGCCCCAGTTGGTCGTCTTGTCGCCGGACTGTATCAAGACGCGTACCGAGGATCCGGTCCCGCCCTGCTGGATGACGCGGACCTTGTAGTCGATCAGGCGTACTTCGGCCACTTCCGGGTAGAACTTCTCGAGCGCCTTGCGCAGCGCGTTGTCCATCGCGTTCACCGGGCCGTTCCCCATGGCCGCGGTGTGCTCCACCCGGTCGCCCACGCCGATCATGATCGTCGCCTCGGCGATGGGGTCTTCTCCCTCGGACCGTTTTTCGTCGATGACCCGGAACCCCTTCAGTTCGAAAAACGGAATGTGCTCGCCGAGCGCCTTGCGGGCGAGGAGCTCGAAGGATGCGTCGGCCCCCTCGAACTGGTACCCCTTGTGCTCGAGATCCTTGATCTCCTCGAGGATCTTCTCCGCGTTCGGGTCCTTCGACTTGAATTTCAGCCCCCGCTCCTGGATCTTCGACAGGATATTGCTTTTCCCGGAAAGGTCGGAGATGAGCACGTGGCGCATGTTCCCGACGGCCTCCGGCTCGATGTGCTCGTACGTCATCGGGTGGCGGCGGATCGCGGAGACGTGCATCCCGCCCTTGTGGGCGAACGCCGCGTCCCCGGTGTAAGGCTGGTGGATCCACTGCCCCATGTTCGCCACTTCCGCGACGAAGCGCGACACTTCGTACAGCTTCCGGATGTTCCCCTCGGGAAGCGCCTTCCGCCCCAGCTTGAGCTGGACGGCCGGGATGATGGAGCACAGGTTCGCGTTCCCGCAGCGCTCCCCGTACCCGTTGATCGTGCCCTGCACCTGGACGACTCCGCTTTCCACCGCGGCGATGGTGTTCGCCACGGCCATCTCGGCGTCGTTGTGCGTGTGTATGCCCAGTTCGACGGAAGTCGCCTTCTTCACCTCTTTCACGATGCGCGCGACTTCGGAAGTGACCGATCCGCCGTTGGTGTCGCACAGGACGAGGCAGTCCGCGCCGGCCTCCGCGGACACGGCCAGGACCTTCATCGCGTATTTCGGGTTGTTGCGGTACCCGTCGAAGAAATGCTCCGCGTCGAAGAACACCTTGTCGGTTCGCGTCTTAAGGTAGGAGATCGTTTCCCCGACGGCGGCCAGGTTCTCCTCGAGGGTGGTGCGCAGCGCCTCCGTGACGTGGAAGTCCCACGCCTTCCCCACGACGGTGATGACCGGAGTCTCCGCCCCGAGCATCGCCTTGATGTTGGCGTCCTCCTCTACTTTTTTCCCGACCCGCCGGGTCATCCCGAAGGCGCAGATCGCCGAGTTCCTCCAGCGCACTTTCCGGGCCAGCTCGAAGAACTCGAGGTCCTTCGGGTTGCTCCCCGGGTATCCCCCCTCGATGTAATGGATCCCGAACTCGTCCAGCTTTTCGGCGATCTTGATCTTGTCGAGGACGGAAAGGGAGATCT containing:
- the mtaB gene encoding tRNA (N(6)-L-threonylcarbamoyladenosine(37)-C(2))-methylthiotransferase MtaB, with translation MRKRLAVVTAGCKANFAESAGIASRALRAGFDVVPPGAPADVLIINSCTVTHRADRDSRAMARRLRRKNPAAVLVMTGCFARVSPDARGTVPEADHWIGARDPGELDRLLRTLADGVPGEIEEPSAYAVDRLLGHTRTFLRIQDGCDAACAYCIVPKARGSGRSVPAGEAVAEARRAEADGAREIVLTGIHAGRYGADRGELDGLANLLEELLSATSACRFRLGSVEPLEITPRLVRLIASGKRVCPHLHVPMQSGSDAVLRRMRRPYTSGQYREKLEAVRSCAPDARLGADVMAGFPGETEKDFAETLERIAESPLSYLHAFPYSPRPGTESAAWRDGVCAAEKKRRVGMLLAADGAMRKGYLEAQAGRTLSVIAESETGEAERKTLKGTSENYIEVVFPAGSAEVGELVAVRILGARNGKLEGRIEGDDGRA
- the mnmA gene encoding tRNA 2-thiouridine(34) synthase MnmA, giving the protein MKKGRILAAMSGGVDSSVAAFLLKKEGWDVIGVSMDLYDYSKVTRDREGTCCSLDDLYDARRVCDILGIPYYVLNLRDEFRREVIDPFVREYGAGRTPNPCILCNEHLKFRALLRKADELGAEGVATGHYAVIRKEPGGRCRLFAAPDGSKDQSYFLFSLDSGRLRRILFPVGEMPKDEVRRIASGAGLPVYEKKESQDICFITDVSYARFLEHKGIREEGGRFVDRDGNFLGNHKGVLHYTVGQRKGLGVASREPLYVVAIDAEKNEVVLGPENDTFSGGATVALPSFVAGAPPSKEFRAAAKIRYRHPGAPCTVSVGEERLEVRFDAPQRSVTPGQALVLYDGNEVLGGGWIECASALRS
- a CDS encoding cysteine desulfurase family protein, with protein sequence MRKVYFDHNATTPVHPEVAEAVLPYLGELFGNPSSIHWAGRDVRKAIEDAREEVAAFFGCRPLEIVFTSSGTESDNLALKGVSHLDGNRGKHIVTCRVEHPAVMNTCRFLESQGYRVTYVPVNRQGIVEPEVVRTAIEPDTFLVSIMAANNETGCLMPVREIGEIARKAGALMHTDAVQAAGKVPLDWETLPVDLLTFSGHKINGIKGAGGLIVRKGVEISADLTGGHQERGRRGGTENVVGIVGMGKAFSLLRRNMTSEIGEARRLRDALEKGIFDRIPELVLNGHPTQRLPNTLNVSFRFVEGEALLLNLDMMGIACSSGSACTSGSLEASPVLLAMGADPTDAQGALRFSLGYGNTDEDVSYTVDALVKVVDKLRAMSPLYNSRKAEAR
- a CDS encoding Rrf2 family transcriptional regulator, with the translated sequence MKITTRGRYAVMALVSLAGSSRGNPVTLQAIARQEAIPESYLQQLFLKLRKKNLVKSVRGPGGGFILSRHPSEITVGEIIRTAEGRPSTVGCRQSGRQCSMINKCRTQGMWDALEGKIEEFLDSISLEDLFEKRNEPAREAGA
- the cysE gene encoding serine O-acetyltransferase codes for the protein MFRTIRNDIKVIFERDPAVRSVVEIFLCYPGFHAVRFHHAAHWLWNHRLKLAGRLLSHISRGLTGIEIHPGATIGEGFFIDHGMGVVIGETAEIGKNVTLYHGVTLGGTTWNKGKRHPTLEDNVIVGAGAAILGNIRIGENSKVGSGSVVNRDVPPNSTVVGIPGRVVYREGNVYADPSGVGGTPDPEGKALKCLTEQLRALEERVEAMTKEIDTVKESARVRSAS
- a CDS encoding helix-hairpin-helix domain-containing protein: MGSPGSGESSGRRQRSYLFLSMMLLVWNALATGIETLQSPRSGIALRTGSITDRERPVSSASTLQTTASPRNGPLSITQKYLIGKPIDINKSSKEEISALPGISDAIAEAIVAERERVGRFRSPEELLRVKGIKEKRLKKILPFLAKMENN
- the cimA gene encoding citramalate synthase, whose protein sequence is MKPVRLYDTTLRDGTQAREISLSVLDKIKIAEKLDEFGIHYIEGGYPGSNPKDLEFFELARKVRWRNSAICAFGMTRRVGKKVEEDANIKAMLGAETPVITVVGKAWDFHVTEALRTTLEENLAAVGETISYLKTRTDKVFFDAEHFFDGYRNNPKYAMKVLAVSAEAGADCLVLCDTNGGSVTSEVARIVKEVKKATSVELGIHTHNDAEMAVANTIAAVESGVVQVQGTINGYGERCGNANLCSIIPAVQLKLGRKALPEGNIRKLYEVSRFVAEVANMGQWIHQPYTGDAAFAHKGGMHVSAIRRHPMTYEHIEPEAVGNMRHVLISDLSGKSNILSKIQERGLKFKSKDPNAEKILEEIKDLEHKGYQFEGADASFELLARKALGEHIPFFELKGFRVIDEKRSEGEDPIAEATIMIGVGDRVEHTAAMGNGPVNAMDNALRKALEKFYPEVAEVRLIDYKVRVIQQGGTGSSVRVLIQSGDKTTNWGTVGVSHNIIEASWQALVDSIRFKLWRTRGGQPRERGE